Proteins co-encoded in one Synechococcus elongatus PCC 6301 genomic window:
- a CDS encoding cation:proton antiporter: MLANWIGILLGGFLAGQIARRLGAPALIGMILWGIVLGPQVSQWLSPAVLDQAGIWRTLAVMVILVKAGLGLERDKLVQQGSVALRLGILPAACEAVVIAIAAHYLLNFDWLTGLLLGCVIGAESPAVIVPGMLRLKQLGLGVRKGIPDAILTGSALSDVLLLLVFSLLLALLTQGNAHIWTLPGLGPVNPWLLLPLQVLLQVSLGAVLGFVVARLLVRMLGPQNWTQTLTQDTLVTAAIALGLVLAAEQLPIFSGYLAVMVLGYFVVELYAPLARRLRQGFDSLWAIAQIALFVLLGAGLPLTALASLWLPGLLILVLGTLLGRSIGWALSTWGSNWNWQERSFLLAGNSAKATVQAAIGGVPLAAGLPEGQSILAIAVLSIVITAPLGAWAIPTFAPRLLSRDPVDPSQVSRDRPVRLLAAVDSSPVAIAVLLKTAELARRSDAEVAVLHVAQVSDTQSLQTLQRQIEQSLADIRYQFWLREGAIPETINRCAQEWQADEIILGKHEQSHRPEMRLGSVSQALLDVSTVPMILVETVAELQTS, from the coding sequence ATGTTGGCGAATTGGATTGGAATTTTATTGGGCGGCTTTTTGGCCGGTCAAATCGCGCGTCGGTTGGGTGCCCCAGCGCTAATTGGCATGATTCTCTGGGGTATCGTGTTGGGGCCGCAGGTTAGTCAGTGGTTGAGCCCTGCAGTGCTTGACCAGGCAGGCATCTGGCGCACCTTGGCAGTGATGGTCATTCTGGTCAAGGCAGGTCTGGGACTAGAGCGGGACAAGCTGGTCCAGCAAGGCTCAGTCGCGCTGCGTTTAGGGATTTTGCCCGCGGCCTGCGAAGCCGTAGTGATTGCGATCGCGGCACATTATCTGCTGAATTTTGACTGGCTCACAGGGCTGCTGCTGGGGTGTGTGATTGGGGCGGAATCACCCGCAGTGATCGTTCCAGGCATGCTGCGGCTCAAGCAACTGGGACTAGGGGTTCGCAAGGGCATTCCCGATGCAATCTTAACGGGGAGCGCCCTCTCAGATGTCTTGCTGCTGTTGGTGTTTAGTCTGCTGCTGGCGCTGCTGACCCAAGGCAATGCGCACATTTGGACGCTACCGGGGTTGGGGCCAGTCAATCCTTGGCTGTTGCTGCCGTTGCAAGTGCTTCTGCAAGTTAGCTTGGGTGCCGTCTTGGGCTTCGTTGTGGCGCGACTGCTGGTTCGCATGCTGGGTCCCCAAAACTGGACCCAAACCCTGACCCAAGACACGTTGGTCACAGCTGCGATCGCGCTGGGTTTAGTCCTTGCCGCCGAGCAGCTCCCGATTTTTTCCGGCTATTTAGCCGTGATGGTCTTGGGTTATTTCGTGGTGGAGCTGTATGCCCCGTTAGCGCGTCGGCTACGGCAGGGCTTCGATAGTCTCTGGGCGATCGCCCAAATTGCCCTGTTTGTTCTGCTCGGAGCGGGTTTACCCCTAACCGCGCTGGCAAGTCTCTGGTTGCCAGGTCTGCTGATCTTGGTTCTAGGAACGCTGCTCGGTCGCAGTATCGGTTGGGCGCTCTCCACTTGGGGCAGCAACTGGAACTGGCAGGAGCGCAGTTTTCTGCTCGCTGGCAATTCGGCTAAAGCGACGGTACAAGCCGCGATTGGGGGTGTTCCCCTTGCCGCAGGGCTACCGGAAGGTCAGAGCATTCTGGCGATCGCAGTGCTGTCGATCGTAATTACCGCGCCCTTGGGAGCTTGGGCAATTCCGACCTTTGCCCCTCGCCTACTCAGTCGCGATCCGGTAGATCCCAGCCAGGTTAGTCGCGATCGCCCAGTCCGCTTGCTAGCGGCTGTCGATAGCTCACCCGTTGCGATCGCAGTGTTGCTCAAAACGGCAGAACTGGCCCGGCGTTCCGATGCAGAAGTGGCCGTGCTTCACGTCGCCCAAGTCAGTGACACACAATCGTTGCAAACCTTGCAGCGGCAGATTGAGCAATCGCTCGCTGATATTCGCTATCAGTTCTGGCTGCGGGAAGGGGCGATTCCCGAAACCATTAATCGCTGTGCCCAGGAGTGGCAGGCCGACGAAATCATTCTCGGCAAGCACGAACAATCACACCGCCCCGAAATGCGCCTCGGCTCCGTCTCGCAAGCGCTGTTGGATGTCAGCACGGTTCCCATGATTCTGGTGGAGACTGTTGCTGAGCTTCAGACTTCCTGA
- a CDS encoding class II glutamine amidotransferase: MCELLGMSANTPTDLCFSFRGFSARGGRTGEHRDGWGCAFYLGDRLLRVRDPEPAAESPLADVFRKIPIRSKLALSHIRKATQGTIDRRNCHPFSQRLGDREWVFAHNGHIDFDLLRDRCPLGRYQPQGETDSEHLFCWILDRLTHLTEPQPEQVLPILRDLSDRFPSPSIVNFLLGDGRYLYAHCSTALAWVTRRYPFTRASLIDEDHAIDFSGCTSPSDVVSIIATRPLTQDEVWTVLKPGDLLVLAEGEVVAPSATHPIAIAS; encoded by the coding sequence ATGTGCGAACTCCTGGGGATGAGTGCCAACACCCCCACTGATCTCTGCTTTTCGTTCCGGGGATTTTCGGCCCGAGGTGGCCGGACAGGAGAGCATCGCGATGGCTGGGGCTGTGCATTTTATCTGGGCGATCGCCTACTGCGGGTGCGGGACCCAGAACCAGCGGCCGAGTCGCCCCTCGCCGATGTATTTCGCAAAATCCCGATTCGATCCAAGCTAGCCCTTTCGCATATTCGCAAGGCGACGCAAGGCACGATCGATCGCCGCAATTGCCACCCCTTTTCCCAGCGACTGGGCGATCGCGAATGGGTGTTTGCGCACAATGGCCATATCGACTTTGACCTGCTGCGCGATCGCTGTCCTCTGGGGCGCTACCAGCCCCAAGGCGAGACCGATAGCGAACATCTGTTCTGCTGGATCCTCGATCGCCTTACCCACTTAACAGAACCGCAGCCCGAGCAAGTGCTACCGATTCTGCGCGACCTCAGCGATCGCTTTCCCAGCCCCAGCATCGTCAACTTTCTATTGGGCGACGGCCGCTACCTCTACGCCCATTGCTCAACAGCTTTAGCGTGGGTGACGCGGCGCTATCCCTTCACCCGAGCCAGCTTGATCGATGAAGATCACGCGATCGATTTCTCTGGCTGCACCAGTCCCAGCGATGTAGTCAGCATCATTGCTACCCGCCCCCTCACCCAAGACGAGGTTTGGACGGTTCTCAAGCCGGGTGATCTGCTGGTTCTAGCGGAAGGCGAGGTTGTAGCACCATCGGCAACCCACCCGATCGCGATCGCCTCATAA
- the rnhA gene encoding ribonuclease HI: MSDAILRLYTDGACTGNPGPGGWGVQIQFADGTVQELGGRDAATTNNRMELQAAIAALEFWRDHSDQQPVTLYTDSEYVIKGITQWLKGWQRKGWKTAAGKPVLNQDLWMHLDDLNSPAAQWQYVRGHSGDPGNERCDQIARSFAQQRPLPLCQRSDAPLQSGQPQQEPVRMPEVVTQEWSSNPRDRSQRLRDVLDCLQIAAAIAEQQFLITSSELADLMDVNASAVTSRGEEWIWRNWRVKRDRREGNQILWQLERIH; this comes from the coding sequence ATGTCTGATGCCATCCTCCGCCTTTACACCGATGGCGCTTGTACGGGCAATCCAGGGCCGGGCGGTTGGGGGGTGCAAATTCAATTTGCCGATGGCACGGTGCAAGAGCTGGGTGGGCGTGACGCTGCCACAACTAATAACCGGATGGAGTTGCAGGCTGCGATCGCGGCCTTAGAGTTCTGGCGCGATCACTCTGACCAGCAACCCGTCACCCTCTACACCGACAGCGAATACGTGATCAAAGGGATCACCCAATGGCTGAAGGGGTGGCAGCGCAAGGGTTGGAAAACGGCGGCGGGTAAGCCGGTGCTCAACCAGGACTTATGGATGCACTTGGATGACCTCAATTCACCCGCAGCGCAATGGCAATATGTGCGCGGCCATAGCGGCGATCCGGGCAATGAGCGTTGCGATCAAATTGCCCGTAGTTTTGCTCAGCAACGTCCGTTACCACTCTGCCAACGGTCTGATGCACCACTACAATCGGGGCAACCGCAGCAGGAGCCCGTTCGGATGCCTGAAGTTGTGACCCAAGAGTGGAGCAGTAACCCTCGCGATCGCAGTCAACGCCTGCGCGATGTGCTGGACTGCTTGCAAATTGCTGCAGCAATTGCTGAGCAGCAATTTTTGATCACGAGTTCAGAGCTGGCTGACCTGATGGATGTCAACGCCAGTGCGGTCACCAGTCGGGGCGAAGAGTGGATTTGGCGCAACTGGCGGGTGAAGCGCGATCGCCGTGAAGGCAATCAAATCCTCTGGCAGCTCGAGCGCATTCATTGA
- a CDS encoding site-2 protease family protein: protein MQSGWRIGSILGIPLRIDPSWFVIVALVTFSYSETFRSQQPTWSPGLLWGAALVMALLLFASVLAHELGHSLIARAQGIRVSSITLFLFGGVAAIERESRTPGGAFWVAIAGPLVSFALALLLLISQLWWPAGSPAQVLSLNLGRLSFILAVFNLIPGLPLDGGQVLKAIAWKVTGDRYRAVHWAANSGRILSAIAMAIGLFSWFLGPGGFSGVWLALLGWFGWRNATAYDRTTTLQQAILAIGASEAMSRRYRVLEGSLTLRQFAELLITEEQEGFAYFVASDGRYRGRISLATLRQTERSQWDRLTLTDLAEPFDRLPALPETANLAQAIAALQTAQPSYVTVLTPSGAVAGIIDHADVIQALGKKLGFQLPPAELQQIRGRAAYPDGLPLEMLAQSVLNN, encoded by the coding sequence ATGCAAAGTGGCTGGCGGATTGGCTCCATTTTGGGCATCCCGCTCAGGATCGATCCTTCTTGGTTTGTGATCGTGGCACTCGTCACGTTCAGCTATTCCGAAACCTTCCGATCGCAGCAGCCGACTTGGTCGCCGGGGCTGTTGTGGGGGGCTGCCCTCGTCATGGCCTTGCTGCTGTTTGCCTCTGTCTTGGCCCATGAGTTGGGGCACAGTCTGATTGCCCGCGCCCAAGGGATTCGCGTCAGCTCGATCACGCTCTTCCTCTTTGGTGGTGTCGCGGCCATTGAGCGCGAGTCGCGGACCCCGGGGGGCGCTTTTTGGGTCGCGATCGCGGGGCCGTTGGTCAGCTTTGCCTTGGCGTTGTTACTGCTGATCAGTCAGCTGTGGTGGCCAGCAGGTTCACCAGCGCAAGTTTTATCTCTCAATCTGGGGCGACTGAGCTTTATCTTGGCGGTGTTTAATCTCATCCCGGGGTTGCCCTTGGATGGTGGTCAGGTGCTCAAGGCGATCGCCTGGAAAGTGACGGGCGATCGCTATCGGGCGGTGCATTGGGCTGCGAACTCAGGTCGGATTCTCAGTGCGATTGCCATGGCGATCGGGCTATTTAGCTGGTTTTTGGGGCCCGGCGGTTTTAGCGGCGTGTGGCTGGCGCTGTTGGGCTGGTTTGGCTGGCGTAATGCCACGGCCTACGATCGCACCACCACCTTGCAACAGGCGATCCTGGCGATCGGCGCCAGCGAAGCGATGAGTCGTCGCTATCGGGTGCTGGAAGGATCACTGACCTTACGGCAGTTTGCGGAGCTGCTGATCACTGAAGAGCAGGAAGGATTTGCCTACTTTGTGGCTAGTGACGGGCGCTATCGGGGTCGGATTAGCTTAGCGACCCTGCGGCAAACTGAGCGATCGCAGTGGGATCGGCTGACCTTAACGGATTTAGCAGAACCGTTCGACCGCTTGCCTGCGCTGCCCGAGACGGCCAATCTAGCCCAAGCGATCGCTGCTTTGCAAACAGCCCAGCCCAGCTACGTCACAGTTCTGACTCCCAGTGGCGCGGTCGCCGGCATCATTGACCATGCCGATGTGATTCAAGCCCTCGGCAAAAAACTGGGCTTTCAGCTCCCCCCTGCCGAACTCCAGCAGATTCGGGGCCGTGCCGCCTATCCCGATGGACTGCCGCTAGAAATGCTGGCGCAGTCAGTTCTAAACAACTGA
- a CDS encoding peroxiredoxin, with protein MALTVGTAAPDFTALDDAGQSIQLSQFRGKTIVLYFYPKDDTPGCTKEACSFRDSYSAYQGKDIIVLGVSTDDSSSHEQFKTKFSLPFPLVADPDRSITQAYDVDGGGYAKRVTYVIDGEGQIIRVYDSVKTDTHAGDILADLGL; from the coding sequence ATGGCTTTGACTGTAGGTACTGCTGCACCCGACTTTACCGCTCTCGATGATGCGGGCCAGAGCATTCAGCTCTCGCAATTCCGAGGCAAGACGATCGTTCTCTACTTCTATCCGAAGGACGATACCCCTGGCTGCACCAAAGAGGCTTGCAGCTTCCGTGATTCCTACAGCGCCTACCAAGGTAAAGACATTATTGTCTTGGGCGTCAGCACGGATGATTCCAGCTCCCACGAACAATTTAAGACCAAGTTCAGCTTGCCCTTCCCGCTGGTGGCGGACCCCGATCGCAGCATCACTCAGGCTTACGATGTCGATGGCGGCGGCTACGCCAAGCGCGTCACCTACGTGATTGACGGCGAAGGCCAAATTATTCGCGTCTACGACAGCGTCAAAACGGACACCCATGCCGGCGACATCCTCGCTGACCTAGGACTCTAG
- a CDS encoding lipid kinase: MLVNRRSRRGRKLLKPAIAQLEAAGFELVQPYLDRHSDYSELITAHRDRVDLVIIGGGDGSLNAAARGLVETQLPLGVLPLGTANDLARTLALPTDLSQACQVIARGQTQAVDLGWVNGYYFFNVASLGLSVKITQGLTSGVKRRWGVLAYALVALRSLWRFRPFRAEIQIGDRRLQTKTVQIAVGNGRYYGGGLSVAHDAAIDDQRLDLYSLSINHWWQIVPLLPSLYHGRYPSPLTEQCGPGETIEIRTRRHRHINTDGEIHTTTPAQFRVIPQALRIFVPVTAASPPTL; encoded by the coding sequence TTGCTCGTTAATCGGCGATCGCGCCGAGGTCGTAAGCTGCTCAAACCAGCGATCGCGCAGCTGGAAGCGGCTGGGTTTGAGTTGGTTCAACCCTACCTCGATCGTCACAGTGATTATTCGGAGCTAATTACAGCCCACCGCGATCGCGTCGATCTGGTCATTATTGGGGGCGGCGACGGCAGCCTCAACGCCGCAGCCCGAGGGCTTGTTGAAACGCAGCTTCCCTTAGGAGTTTTGCCCCTCGGTACCGCGAATGATCTGGCTCGCACCCTGGCCCTACCGACGGATCTCAGTCAAGCCTGCCAAGTCATTGCCCGAGGGCAAACCCAAGCCGTCGACCTCGGTTGGGTCAACGGTTACTACTTTTTTAACGTCGCTAGTTTGGGGCTGAGCGTCAAAATTACCCAGGGCTTGACCTCGGGCGTCAAGCGCCGTTGGGGTGTCCTGGCCTACGCTCTCGTCGCTCTGCGATCGCTCTGGCGTTTCCGCCCTTTTCGCGCCGAGATTCAGATTGGCGATCGCCGGCTCCAGACTAAAACTGTCCAGATTGCAGTTGGCAATGGTCGCTACTACGGCGGTGGGCTCTCCGTCGCCCACGATGCTGCGATCGATGATCAACGACTCGATCTCTATAGTCTCTCGATCAATCACTGGTGGCAGATTGTTCCCTTGCTACCATCGCTCTATCACGGGCGTTACCCTTCGCCGCTGACAGAGCAATGTGGCCCAGGCGAGACCATTGAAATCCGCACCCGTCGTCATCGCCACATCAACACAGATGGTGAAATCCACACCACGACGCCTGCTCAATTTCGTGTCATTCCCCAAGCGCTGCGAATTTTTGTGCCAGTTACAGCGGCGTCGCCCCCAACACTGTGA
- a CDS encoding phage holin family protein, whose protein sequence is MDLLVTWLVTAFALLIVAWLPTGVEIDGFGKALVAALVFGLLNALVKPVLQVLALPLNILTLGLFSFVVNAAVFALAATLVSGFSLRNGFWSALLGSIALSLVSRLLGLILPS, encoded by the coding sequence ATGGATTTACTGGTGACTTGGCTGGTGACCGCTTTTGCCCTGCTGATTGTGGCTTGGTTGCCTACTGGCGTCGAAATTGATGGTTTTGGCAAAGCCCTCGTTGCCGCTCTGGTCTTTGGCCTGCTGAATGCTTTGGTCAAGCCGGTACTTCAGGTTTTGGCGCTGCCGCTCAATATTTTGACCCTTGGTCTCTTCAGCTTTGTAGTCAATGCAGCTGTGTTTGCCTTGGCCGCAACTTTAGTCAGTGGCTTCAGCCTGCGCAATGGTTTTTGGTCAGCCTTGTTGGGTTCGATCGCCCTCAGCCTCGTTTCGCGGCTCTTGGGTCTGATTCTGCCGAGCTAG
- a CDS encoding branched-chain amino acid ABC transporter permease, whose amino-acid sequence MASPDLSQLAQLAINGLATGSLLALAATGLTLIYGILRLTNFAQGEFLTLGAYFTLVANSLGLSLWLAIPLGAIATIALCLLGEAVLWEPLRRQRVNTTTLIILTIGLSLFLRNLVILIWGAGNQAYRLAVQPALTLWGLRITLNSLLVVIGAAAALVLLHWVLQRTSIGKGMRAIADDPDLARVSGVPVETVIRWTWVIAGGLTAIAGGLYGLITAVRPTMGWNLILPLFASAILGGIGSPYGAIAGGLILGFAQELSTYWLPAEYKLAVAFVILIGVLVIRPQGLFAR is encoded by the coding sequence ATGGCAAGCCCAGACCTCTCACAACTGGCTCAATTGGCCATCAATGGACTGGCGACCGGCAGCCTCCTGGCCCTAGCCGCAACGGGTCTGACCTTGATCTACGGCATCCTGCGACTGACCAATTTTGCCCAAGGCGAGTTTTTGACCCTCGGCGCTTACTTCACGTTGGTTGCCAACAGCCTTGGGCTCAGTCTCTGGCTGGCCATTCCTCTCGGGGCGATCGCGACGATCGCACTTTGCTTGCTGGGCGAAGCAGTTTTGTGGGAACCGCTGCGGCGGCAACGGGTGAACACCACCACTCTGATCATCCTGACTATTGGCCTGTCGCTGTTCCTGCGCAATCTGGTGATTTTGATTTGGGGCGCGGGCAATCAGGCCTACCGGCTGGCAGTCCAACCGGCCTTAACCCTCTGGGGACTCAGGATCACGCTCAATAGCCTCCTCGTGGTGATTGGGGCAGCTGCCGCTTTGGTTCTGTTGCACTGGGTTTTGCAGCGCACCAGCATCGGCAAGGGCATGCGAGCGATCGCTGATGACCCCGACCTGGCACGGGTCAGTGGCGTACCAGTCGAAACCGTGATCCGCTGGACTTGGGTGATTGCGGGCGGTCTGACAGCGATCGCAGGGGGCCTCTACGGATTGATCACTGCTGTCCGTCCCACTATGGGCTGGAATTTGATCCTGCCGCTGTTTGCCAGCGCCATCCTCGGAGGGATTGGTAGCCCTTACGGTGCGATCGCAGGAGGGCTGATTCTGGGATTTGCCCAAGAACTCAGCACTTACTGGCTGCCAGCGGAATACAAGCTTGCCGTTGCCTTTGTCATCTTGATTGGCGTGCTGGTGATCCGGCCCCAAGGCCTATTTGCTCGCTAG
- a CDS encoding NAD(P)/FAD-dependent oxidoreductase: MDWLVIGAGLTGVAIAYELQRQGAKVQLVDPQQPASQASRFSYGGAPFWSASRPAIADLFAESQQIYADLSAETGLTLGSDRQILLTCSHVDHIAIAQDLFATLAQPPQLLDRTEAIAQEPLLAEGNTVAAFVNSHPLYDPETVVQAYRQAFLAIGGQVCCDRLKAIHPQVQGSLGTYAADRLVMATGASSYQWARSLGYRWPLYFSHAEILETPPLDLRLQAIVMPALQQRFQIEQQAGQYAWDSDHPPAEFVSILDAGAVQLSDRRYRLGQISRLAASPADQLSPTASEQSIRSALAPVLPAVSVLPGDRHHCCVSFSTDGLPIAGNTPEHPQIYWFTGVSGPFAWVPGLARALAQTWLQAAGDNGIWSALSPQRWMSP; the protein is encoded by the coding sequence ATGGATTGGCTCGTCATCGGGGCAGGGTTGACGGGGGTGGCGATCGCCTACGAACTGCAGCGGCAGGGAGCCAAGGTGCAACTGGTTGATCCCCAGCAGCCCGCCAGCCAAGCCAGTCGCTTTAGTTACGGTGGAGCCCCTTTTTGGTCGGCAAGCCGTCCTGCAATCGCGGATCTCTTTGCAGAGAGTCAGCAAATTTATGCAGACCTCAGTGCCGAAACGGGTTTGACCCTCGGCAGCGATCGCCAAATTCTCTTGACCTGTAGCCACGTCGATCACATTGCGATTGCGCAAGACCTCTTTGCAACCCTTGCTCAACCGCCGCAATTGCTGGATCGCACTGAAGCGATCGCCCAAGAGCCCTTGCTGGCTGAGGGCAACACAGTGGCTGCCTTCGTGAATTCCCATCCGCTCTACGATCCTGAAACCGTGGTGCAGGCCTACCGCCAAGCCTTTCTCGCGATCGGAGGACAGGTCTGCTGCGATCGCCTTAAAGCCATTCACCCCCAAGTTCAAGGCAGTCTCGGTACCTACGCTGCCGATCGTCTCGTCATGGCCACGGGTGCAAGCAGTTACCAGTGGGCGCGATCGCTGGGCTATCGCTGGCCACTCTACTTTAGTCATGCGGAAATTTTGGAAACGCCGCCACTGGATCTACGCCTGCAGGCAATCGTGATGCCTGCTCTACAACAGCGGTTTCAAATTGAGCAGCAGGCCGGCCAATATGCCTGGGATAGTGATCATCCGCCGGCAGAATTTGTCAGTATTCTCGATGCCGGTGCTGTGCAATTGAGCGATCGCCGCTATCGGCTGGGACAAATCAGTCGTCTGGCTGCCAGTCCGGCTGATCAGCTTTCCCCTACGGCTAGCGAGCAGTCGATTCGTTCTGCCCTCGCCCCCGTTTTGCCGGCGGTCAGTGTCCTACCGGGCGATCGCCATCACTGCTGTGTCAGCTTCAGTACTGACGGCTTACCCATCGCAGGCAATACCCCAGAACATCCGCAAATCTATTGGTTTACCGGCGTCAGTGGACCCTTTGCGTGGGTTCCTGGACTCGCTCGCGCCTTAGCTCAGACTTGGCTGCAAGCGGCAGGAGACAACGGAATTTGGTCAGCACTCTCACCGCAGCGCTGGATGTCCCCCTGA
- a CDS encoding Fe(3+) ABC transporter substrate-binding protein, which produces MHHNLSLPSMSESMFSRRDFLLGGTALAGTLLLDSFGDWRRRAEAAEGEVNLYSGRHYNTDNQIYREFTQKTGIKVNLIEGEADALLARLKSEGSRSPADVFITVDAGRLWQATQANLLRPLTQAQAPKLYQAVPANLRDPQGRWFALSKRARVIMYNRDRVNASQLSTYEDLANPKWRNQILVRSSSNVYNLSLTGEMIAADGAAKTEAWARGLVQNFARQPQGGDTPQILACAAGVGSLAIANTYYLVRLFKSKKAEEREAARKIKVFFPNQKGRGTHVNISGAGIVRTAPNPRAAQLLLEYLLSSQAQAVFARGNGEYPVLRGVSLDPILAGFGQFKESKISASVFGANNAQALQLMDRAGWK; this is translated from the coding sequence ATGCATCACAACCTATCTCTACCCTCCATGTCTGAATCAATGTTCAGTCGTCGGGACTTTTTGTTGGGCGGGACAGCTCTCGCCGGAACGCTATTACTCGATAGTTTTGGTGACTGGCGCCGTCGGGCAGAAGCTGCTGAAGGTGAAGTCAATTTGTACTCGGGTCGGCACTACAACACCGACAATCAAATCTATCGGGAATTCACCCAAAAAACAGGGATTAAAGTCAATCTAATTGAAGGTGAAGCCGATGCACTTTTAGCCCGTCTCAAGAGTGAAGGCAGCCGCAGCCCGGCAGATGTTTTCATTACGGTTGATGCGGGGCGCCTTTGGCAAGCGACTCAAGCCAACCTGCTCAGACCACTGACTCAAGCCCAAGCTCCGAAACTGTATCAAGCAGTTCCGGCGAATCTGCGGGATCCCCAGGGACGTTGGTTTGCCTTGTCCAAGCGGGCGCGAGTCATTATGTACAACCGCGATCGCGTCAATGCTAGCCAGCTGTCTACCTACGAGGATTTGGCCAATCCAAAATGGCGCAATCAAATCCTCGTGCGCAGTTCCAGCAACGTCTATAACCTCTCCTTGACCGGTGAGATGATTGCTGCGGATGGTGCGGCCAAAACTGAGGCTTGGGCGCGGGGGCTTGTCCAAAACTTTGCGCGTCAGCCCCAAGGTGGAGATACCCCGCAAATTCTGGCTTGCGCCGCGGGTGTCGGCTCTCTGGCAATTGCCAACACCTACTATTTGGTGCGTCTCTTCAAGTCGAAAAAAGCAGAAGAGCGGGAAGCTGCAAGAAAGATTAAAGTCTTCTTCCCCAACCAAAAAGGACGGGGCACCCACGTCAACATCAGCGGTGCTGGCATCGTCCGCACGGCCCCGAATCCACGGGCTGCTCAACTGTTACTGGAGTACCTGCTCAGTAGCCAAGCCCAGGCTGTGTTCGCTAGAGGCAATGGTGAATATCCAGTCTTGCGTGGGGTCTCGCTCGATCCGATTTTGGCAGGCTTTGGTCAATTCAAAGAATCCAAAATCAGTGCCTCAGTCTTCGGGGCCAATAATGCTCAAGCCCTGCAGTTGATGGATCGTGCTGGCTGGAAATAA
- a CDS encoding Crp/Fnr family transcriptional regulator, with amino-acid sequence MIASHVTPKATVLVGGKVVPLRSPTTAEIHLWGRNEPLPVQSTWCIQTGFVRSLTWDEAGELITLGIWGPGDWVGGSLSRLQPYELQCLTPVTATVITAPLDNLDSTLVLQLQQVEELLSIVRLRRVPSRLLRLLHWLTIRFGLNTEHGWMLDLHLTHQVLADIVGSTRVTITKLINQFETEGRLIRLSGQRLLITNIDQLLPIDAIDA; translated from the coding sequence ATGATTGCCAGTCACGTAACCCCCAAAGCAACTGTTCTAGTGGGAGGGAAAGTGGTTCCTCTGCGATCGCCGACAACGGCTGAAATTCATCTTTGGGGTCGCAATGAGCCCCTGCCAGTGCAATCCACTTGGTGTATTCAAACTGGATTTGTCCGCAGCCTGACTTGGGACGAAGCTGGCGAGCTGATCACCCTCGGTATTTGGGGCCCCGGCGACTGGGTGGGGGGCTCGCTGTCGCGTCTCCAGCCCTACGAGTTGCAATGCCTGACGCCGGTGACCGCTACTGTGATCACGGCTCCTTTGGACAACCTGGATAGCACTCTTGTCCTGCAACTCCAGCAAGTTGAGGAACTCCTCAGTATTGTTCGACTGCGCCGAGTCCCCAGCCGCCTGCTGCGCCTCCTGCACTGGCTGACGATTCGATTCGGGCTCAACACCGAACATGGCTGGATGCTAGACCTCCATCTCACCCATCAGGTCCTCGCCGATATTGTCGGCAGTACGCGCGTCACCATTACCAAGCTGATCAATCAGTTTGAAACGGAAGGTCGACTGATCCGACTTAGTGGTCAGCGACTGCTGATCACCAACATCGATCAGCTCCTACCGATTGATGCCATAGATGCCTAA
- a CDS encoding (2Fe-2S) ferredoxin domain-containing protein produces MKLPFYLEGYFLGLQDPDTPDNIRFIHVQSDGGNRYTLKLAKPLRHLPWQQLTVGQPLRIEGQQSFQGLDLPPKLKAERVLFDPAGLPAFIASEEPPKPQPAVLEVCTRGTCRRRGALELCDRLQAEAKTCAVEVRTRGCLGRCKQGINVRRSSDNQILSQLSPQAAAELLSPWRTPAVVSGTAVG; encoded by the coding sequence ATGAAACTGCCGTTCTACCTAGAGGGGTATTTTCTAGGGCTGCAAGATCCCGATACCCCCGACAACATTCGCTTTATTCACGTTCAGAGTGACGGAGGCAACCGCTACACCCTCAAGTTGGCTAAGCCACTGCGACACTTACCCTGGCAACAGTTGACAGTGGGGCAACCTCTGCGGATTGAAGGTCAGCAGTCCTTTCAAGGTCTAGATCTGCCCCCCAAGCTCAAAGCAGAGCGGGTTTTATTCGATCCTGCTGGCTTACCAGCCTTCATTGCCTCTGAGGAACCCCCCAAGCCCCAACCAGCTGTTTTAGAAGTCTGTACGAGGGGAACCTGTCGCCGACGCGGCGCGCTGGAATTGTGCGATCGCCTGCAGGCTGAAGCAAAAACCTGTGCAGTTGAGGTGCGAACGAGAGGTTGTCTCGGCCGCTGTAAGCAAGGCATCAATGTCCGGCGCAGCTCCGACAACCAGATTCTGTCACAGCTTTCACCGCAGGCTGCCGCCGAGCTGCTTTCGCCCTGGCGAACCCCAGCGGTTGTCTCAGGCACTGCCGTGGGCTAA